In one Thermoleophilia bacterium genomic region, the following are encoded:
- a CDS encoding response regulator transcription factor has translation MNNGRQEAQPAPIRVLLVDDHEILRKGLRALLSGQPGVDVVGEAGDGAEAVAKVAELRPDVVIMDIMMPRMNGIEATTHIHHDCPDSKVLILSMYDDEEYVQQVIRAGASGYVLKGFAADDLLRAIDEVHHGSSFLHPSVAAKLIDAFVRQVPAHEQASEHESGDHEHLTPRERQVLKLIAEGNTNQEVADQLLLSRKTVENHRTSIMRKLDAHDVTELVKYALRTGLISID, from the coding sequence GTGAACAACGGGCGGCAGGAAGCGCAGCCGGCGCCCATCCGGGTGCTTCTCGTCGACGATCACGAGATCCTCCGCAAGGGACTACGGGCACTGCTCAGCGGGCAGCCCGGCGTCGACGTTGTCGGCGAGGCCGGCGACGGGGCCGAGGCGGTAGCGAAAGTTGCGGAGTTGCGTCCGGACGTCGTCATTATGGACATCATGATGCCGCGCATGAACGGCATCGAGGCGACCACGCACATTCACCATGACTGCCCAGACTCCAAGGTGCTCATCCTGAGCATGTACGACGATGAGGAGTACGTGCAGCAGGTCATCCGTGCCGGCGCCTCCGGGTACGTCCTCAAGGGCTTCGCCGCCGATGATCTCCTGCGGGCCATCGACGAGGTGCATCACGGTTCGTCGTTTCTGCATCCGTCCGTGGCGGCCAAGCTCATCGATGCGTTCGTGCGCCAAGTGCCGGCGCACGAACAGGCGAGCGAGCACGAATCGGGGGATCATGAGCACCTTACGCCGCGTGAGCGTCAGGTGCTCAAGCTCATCGCCGAGGGCAACACGAACCAGGAAGTCGCCGATCAGCTTCTGCTGAGCCGCAAGACGGTCGAGAATCATCGCACGAGCATCATGCGCAAGCTCGACGCGCACGACGTCACGGAACTCGTGAAGTACGCTCTGCGCACCGGACTCATCAGCATTGACTGA